Proteins encoded in a region of the Fusibacter sp. A1 genome:
- a CDS encoding flagellar FliJ family protein → MAFKFRYENVLKLREDEEEQAKNRLAVAINRRETLLQEKQRLQDAKQDFEEHNSEHFAKGIKASDFAILNANKLWFKDELKRYEASIHQVELEMVSLRVALVKATQEKKKMEKLKERALNLYLDKEKHIETEMNDQIVTYQASKKKLRG, encoded by the coding sequence ATGGCATTTAAATTCAGATATGAGAACGTACTTAAGTTAAGGGAAGACGAAGAGGAACAAGCAAAAAACCGTTTGGCTGTCGCGATTAATCGGCGAGAGACATTGCTTCAAGAAAAACAGCGGCTTCAGGATGCGAAACAGGATTTTGAGGAGCATAACAGCGAGCATTTTGCAAAGGGAATCAAGGCGTCGGACTTTGCTATCTTAAACGCCAACAAACTGTGGTTTAAAGACGAGCTTAAAAGATATGAAGCATCCATCCATCAAGTGGAGCTTGAAATGGTCTCGTTAAGGGTTGCGCTTGTGAAGGCGACTCAAGAGAAGAAAAAAATGGAAAAGTTAAAGGAACGTGCGCTTAATCTTTATCTGGATAAGGAAAAACACATCGAAACCGAGATGAATGACCAGATTGTTACTTACCAGGCGTCGAAGAAGAAACTTAGGGGATGA
- a CDS encoding flagellar hook-length control protein FliK, with protein sequence MSILNVGTRGNSLQSTMHRPNTTTTKTETPFGQLMSAQRRRIPIGHEGPPPATDEKDTRRFPKKELPVNSRAPLHKVEKPKSNGESDKAAKPKEDSKSPAQTTEPTPIPDRIKTDGEKVDDKVVIEESAETGETSEIKELPADAVVELQHVNLEAVLALIESIAQELNSDVTSSLETTNAIEGVDQALVELIDSSPLDKLATEIELMSLKMAVKDILSKDYNEDGVSEVAVKDLEQIVQGLTDLIGTLSAASENEVGVNPEKLDMLAKFVAKMEGQIEKVTVQTETAKNDSQELKGEADLAVEPVVDASTGQGNASEQEFTQNQSQSQQSETSEVVQTASAESEKPQHLMKDEPVLKVQEVKIDGQVTEAQKSVDEVKVIETSNDRMQSLRQMTRDSVFEQVKSAIMKQSFKAGDHSEMIIKLKPEELGKVELKIEVHKDSVIAKFNVASQMVKETIESSLSDLRNSLKDKGFSDMAFDVNVGKGKSEQNKQSGQQNARRQRHMLQSVSLEERDMTYVRSLTAMVGGTSFEHLA encoded by the coding sequence ATGTCTATACTCAATGTAGGCACTCGTGGTAATTCGTTACAGTCTACTATGCACAGACCCAATACGACTACTACGAAAACAGAAACACCGTTCGGGCAACTCATGTCGGCTCAACGAAGAAGAATACCGATAGGACATGAAGGACCACCCCCTGCTACTGATGAAAAGGATACTCGAAGATTTCCTAAAAAGGAACTACCGGTCAATAGCAGAGCACCACTGCATAAGGTGGAAAAACCGAAGTCAAATGGTGAATCCGATAAAGCCGCCAAGCCGAAAGAGGATTCGAAGTCGCCCGCTCAGACAACTGAGCCTACACCGATACCAGATCGAATCAAGACTGACGGTGAAAAGGTCGACGACAAGGTTGTAATTGAAGAAAGCGCTGAAACCGGCGAAACTAGTGAGATTAAAGAGCTTCCAGCTGATGCTGTTGTTGAATTACAACACGTTAATTTGGAAGCTGTTTTGGCTTTAATCGAAAGTATCGCACAAGAGCTAAATTCAGACGTGACTTCAAGTTTGGAGACCACAAATGCGATTGAAGGAGTCGACCAGGCGCTTGTCGAACTGATCGATTCGTCACCTCTTGACAAACTTGCTACAGAAATTGAACTGATGAGCTTGAAGATGGCCGTAAAAGATATCCTGTCTAAAGATTACAACGAAGACGGCGTATCGGAAGTGGCGGTTAAAGATCTGGAGCAGATTGTTCAAGGATTAACTGATCTGATTGGAACATTATCAGCAGCTTCTGAAAACGAAGTCGGTGTGAATCCAGAAAAATTGGATATGTTGGCTAAGTTTGTCGCTAAAATGGAAGGTCAGATTGAAAAGGTGACTGTGCAGACAGAAACTGCTAAGAATGATTCGCAGGAACTTAAAGGCGAAGCTGATCTTGCAGTCGAACCAGTTGTAGACGCTTCGACAGGTCAAGGAAACGCCTCTGAACAAGAATTTACTCAGAATCAGAGTCAAAGCCAGCAATCGGAAACATCAGAAGTTGTTCAAACGGCATCTGCCGAGTCAGAGAAACCCCAACATCTCATGAAGGATGAACCTGTTTTGAAGGTTCAAGAAGTCAAAATCGACGGTCAAGTCACCGAAGCACAGAAATCGGTAGACGAGGTAAAAGTGATAGAGACTTCGAATGACAGAATGCAGTCGTTGAGACAAATGACTAGGGACAGTGTTTTTGAACAAGTGAAAAGCGCAATCATGAAACAAAGTTTTAAAGCAGGCGATCATTCAGAAATGATCATAAAGTTAAAACCAGAGGAATTAGGTAAGGTAGAGCTGAAAATTGAAGTGCATAAGGATTCTGTGATCGCGAAGTTCAATGTCGCATCACAAATGGTCAAGGAAACGATAGAAAGTAGTTTGAGCGATTTACGAAACAGCCTCAAAGATAAGGGGTTTAGCGACATGGCGTTTGATGTGAATGTCGGAAAAGGGAAGTCTGAACAAAACAAGCAAAGCGGTCAGCAAAATGCTAGAAGACAAAGACATATGCTGCAAAGCGTATCGCTAGAAGAAAGGGATATGACCTACGTAAGGTCGCTTACAGCGATGGTTGGTGGGACATCCTTTGAACATTTAGCCTAG
- a CDS encoding flagellar hook capping FlgD N-terminal domain-containing protein → MAIGSATSAVINGSFTEQQIKYLEQIEQKAKTDKLTQNQDMGKDQFLHILLTQLSNQNPMDPLQDKDFIAQMAQFSSLENMQAMNETFGEVKEDLGDIKLLLQKQASSTVSTEQTDVLNTINESLGVIQNTQLAQLNLLMNQASANEAYE, encoded by the coding sequence ATGGCAATCGGATCAGCAACTTCTGCTGTGATCAACGGTTCTTTTACAGAACAACAAATCAAGTATCTCGAACAGATAGAGCAGAAAGCGAAAACAGATAAGTTGACGCAAAATCAGGACATGGGTAAAGATCAGTTCCTGCACATACTCTTAACCCAGTTATCCAATCAAAATCCAATGGATCCACTACAAGATAAGGATTTTATCGCTCAGATGGCACAGTTCAGTTCTCTTGAAAACATGCAGGCGATGAATGAAACGTTTGGAGAAGTTAAAGAAGATTTAGGTGATATCAAACTATTGCTTCAAAAACAAGCGAGCTCGACTGTCTCAACAGAGCAGACCGATGTTTTGAACACCATAAACGAATCTCTTGGAGTCATACAGAATACTCAACTCGCGCAGTTGAATCTACTGATGAACCAAGCGAGTGCTAATGAAGCATATGAGTGA
- a CDS encoding TIGR02530 family flagellar biosynthesis protein gives MNKHVNNAYILNRVNSNTQTKQPQTTVYKPSGQSFEDVLRSIQKSEVVVSKHAMERLDSRSVKLNDVELKSVSDAMDKAAEKGIKDAVIIMGDKLLIANVPNKTIITAAFKNDMKEKIITKIDGAIFI, from the coding sequence ATGAATAAGCATGTGAACAATGCCTATATTCTCAATCGTGTGAACAGCAACACTCAGACGAAACAACCTCAAACTACTGTGTATAAGCCAAGCGGACAATCGTTTGAAGACGTGCTTAGAAGCATACAAAAGAGTGAAGTTGTGGTCAGCAAACACGCGATGGAAAGACTTGACAGCCGTTCGGTGAAGCTGAACGATGTCGAACTGAAATCTGTCTCTGACGCAATGGACAAAGCAGCGGAAAAAGGTATTAAAGATGCGGTGATTATCATGGGAGACAAGCTTTTGATCGCAAATGTTCCCAACAAGACAATTATTACTGCGGCGTTTAAAAATGACATGAAAGAAAAAATAATCACAAAAATTGATGGCGCGATATTCATATAG
- a CDS encoding flagellar hook protein FlgE, translating into MMRSMFSGVSGLRAHQARMDVIGNNIANVNTVGYKSSSVQFAEVFSQTMQGAGSPQEGRGGTNPRQIGLGVTIGAIDVNHTKGSTQRTDNPTDLMIDGNGFFAVTNDANYQNRFFTRAGNFSIDKLGNLVTPGGFKVLGSDFKPIQIDRSTTKTATETNEIEIGSNINFAEEVDPTTNIAYTTSFDAYDSIGNIHTVTMNFGEKILFDDGTNKGSFRNIEFTNPNLTGTVGSLNPISYTPPTENANALYAKFDDSGVFQGIFTIATADIDAGGFATGGTQLNTFGLSLSVPGASDIDVTLYNDTVVPVNNSFANLTHYAATSDAKGKTITGNSSGAIDSFNVSQAGEIVATYTNGEREILGVIVLADFDNPAGLTKVGANMFADTPNSGSPKYGEPASASFGALAPGALEMSNVDLSAQFTDMITTQRGFQANSRVITTTDEMLQELVNLKR; encoded by the coding sequence ATGATGAGATCTATGTTTTCCGGTGTATCTGGTTTAAGAGCACACCAGGCGAGAATGGATGTAATCGGTAACAACATTGCCAATGTTAATACAGTTGGTTATAAAAGCAGCTCTGTACAGTTTGCTGAAGTGTTTTCTCAGACGATGCAAGGTGCAGGATCGCCTCAAGAAGGGCGGGGCGGCACCAATCCACGTCAGATCGGACTTGGTGTAACAATCGGCGCTATTGATGTAAACCATACGAAAGGTTCAACTCAACGTACGGATAACCCAACAGACCTGATGATTGACGGAAACGGCTTTTTCGCTGTGACTAACGACGCGAATTATCAGAATCGATTCTTTACGCGAGCTGGTAATTTTTCAATCGATAAGCTTGGAAATCTTGTCACACCAGGGGGTTTCAAAGTTTTGGGGTCGGATTTCAAACCGATCCAGATTGATAGATCTACTACAAAGACAGCAACAGAAACAAACGAGATTGAAATCGGAAGCAACATCAATTTTGCCGAGGAAGTGGATCCGACAACCAATATCGCATACACGACATCATTTGATGCGTATGATAGTATCGGAAATATCCACACTGTGACGATGAATTTTGGTGAGAAGATCCTATTCGACGATGGTACTAACAAAGGATCATTTAGAAATATTGAATTTACCAATCCGAACTTGACTGGAACAGTCGGTAGTTTGAATCCGATAAGTTATACACCACCTACTGAAAATGCGAATGCGCTTTATGCGAAATTCGATGACAGCGGTGTGTTTCAAGGAATTTTCACCATAGCTACAGCAGATATCGACGCAGGCGGCTTCGCGACAGGTGGAACACAGCTTAACACCTTTGGACTTTCTCTATCTGTTCCGGGTGCAAGTGATATCGATGTAACCTTATACAACGATACGGTAGTGCCGGTGAATAATAGTTTTGCAAATCTGACTCATTATGCAGCCACTAGCGATGCAAAAGGAAAGACGATTACCGGTAACTCTTCTGGCGCAATCGACAGCTTCAACGTATCTCAAGCGGGTGAAATTGTAGCGACATATACCAATGGTGAACGTGAAATTCTCGGCGTTATCGTTCTTGCTGATTTTGACAATCCTGCTGGTCTTACCAAAGTTGGTGCCAACATGTTTGCGGATACGCCCAACTCAGGAAGTCCGAAGTACGGAGAACCGGCATCCGCAAGTTTTGGAGCTTTAGCTCCAGGTGCGCTTGAGATGTCAAATGTCGACCTATCCGCGCAATTTACGGATATGATCACGACTCAAAGAGGATTCCAGGCGAATTCGAGAGTAATTACAACAACAGATGAAATGTTACAGGAATTGGTTAACCTAAAACGTTAG
- a CDS encoding flagellar FlbD family protein: MIKVSRLNGKEFIVNCDLIEFIESTPDTVITLSTDKKIIVSESIDEVIERIVQYKQKTSILPSSGLIYRDEV, from the coding sequence ATGATTAAGGTAAGTAGATTGAATGGAAAGGAATTTATTGTAAATTGCGATTTGATCGAATTCATTGAATCGACTCCAGATACTGTGATCACCTTGAGTACGGATAAGAAAATTATCGTCAGCGAAAGTATTGACGAAGTTATTGAAAGAATAGTACAATATAAGCAGAAGACTAGTATTTTACCCAGTTCTGGGCTGATTTATAGAGACGAGGTGTAA
- a CDS encoding motility protein A, whose amino-acid sequence MDIGTIGGIVVGLALLVWGILSGGSGMGDFIDPGSIVIVVGGTFSAIFVAFPMSNVLGIGGILGKAIGNAPNNAGEIITKVIDLANVARREGLLALEEAVDQVNDDFLKKGVMLIVDGTDPELVKSILETELAYITGRHSSGKKMFDVLGSFGPAFGMIGTLIGLVAMLNALDDPSSIGPAMAVALLTTFYGSVLANLFFIPIANKLDVKSGEELLVREIMIEGLLSIQAGENPRIIEEKLKAFLSPKVRKTLSATEDGGRDE is encoded by the coding sequence TTGGATATAGGTACTATAGGAGGTATTGTCGTCGGACTTGCCTTACTTGTTTGGGGGATTCTCTCGGGTGGATCGGGGATGGGAGATTTTATCGATCCAGGTTCGATTGTTATCGTTGTTGGGGGTACTTTCTCAGCAATTTTTGTCGCGTTCCCGATGAGCAATGTGCTTGGAATAGGTGGCATACTTGGTAAAGCCATAGGAAACGCACCCAATAACGCAGGTGAAATAATCACAAAGGTCATCGATCTGGCAAACGTCGCAAGACGTGAGGGACTTCTCGCTCTTGAGGAGGCTGTGGACCAGGTGAACGATGACTTTTTAAAAAAAGGAGTTATGCTGATTGTAGATGGTACGGACCCTGAACTTGTGAAGTCCATTCTAGAAACAGAACTCGCTTACATAACTGGAAGGCATTCATCAGGTAAGAAAATGTTTGATGTTCTTGGCAGTTTCGGACCGGCATTCGGCATGATCGGAACACTGATCGGACTTGTTGCCATGCTTAACGCGCTTGATGATCCATCTTCTATCGGGCCGGCGATGGCTGTGGCCCTGCTTACAACATTTTATGGCTCAGTCCTTGCCAATCTGTTTTTTATTCCGATTGCCAACAAACTCGATGTGAAAAGTGGAGAAGAATTACTTGTAAGAGAGATAATGATCGAAGGGTTATTGTCTATTCAGGCTGGAGAGAACCCAAGAATTATCGAAGAAAAATTAAAGGCGTTCTTATCACCTAAGGTTCGAAAAACATTATCAGCTACTGAAGACGGTGGACGAGATGAGTAA
- a CDS encoding flagellar motor protein MotB has translation MSKKQKKCEEGGGAPEWMATYGDLVTLLMCFFVLLFAFSEIDAQKFDAVMQSFQGSAGVLQSGESMSPSELLFDGMPENKKTEDGESNKKNQEVEALKEEIEKFKQESGVDFEIGLVVEERGLKITFPDNALFDSAKADLKPDALLTLDFMSQVLNEDMFKGRQIRIEGHTDNVPINTLRFPSNWELSTIRATTVLRYFTEIKAMEDSRFMALGYGEYRPVSTNDSSEGRSQNRRVDIVVLTEEEQEKEPSN, from the coding sequence ATGAGTAAGAAGCAAAAGAAATGTGAAGAAGGCGGAGGCGCTCCCGAATGGATGGCCACCTACGGTGACCTTGTAACACTTCTGATGTGTTTCTTTGTACTGCTGTTCGCCTTCTCAGAAATCGATGCGCAAAAATTCGATGCTGTAATGCAGTCTTTCCAAGGCTCGGCTGGCGTTCTTCAAAGTGGTGAATCCATGAGTCCTTCTGAACTTTTGTTTGACGGAATGCCTGAAAACAAGAAAACCGAGGATGGAGAAAGCAATAAGAAGAACCAAGAAGTAGAAGCTCTAAAGGAAGAAATAGAAAAATTTAAGCAAGAAAGCGGTGTTGATTTTGAAATAGGACTGGTCGTTGAGGAAAGAGGACTTAAAATAACTTTTCCTGACAACGCCTTATTTGATTCAGCGAAGGCCGATTTAAAACCGGACGCGCTTTTGACATTGGATTTTATGAGCCAGGTGCTCAACGAGGATATGTTTAAAGGCAGGCAGATCCGTATCGAAGGACACACGGACAACGTGCCTATCAATACGCTAAGGTTTCCTTCAAACTGGGAACTTTCAACCATTAGGGCAACTACCGTACTAAGGTACTTCACAGAAATCAAAGCTATGGAAGACAGTCGCTTTATGGCATTAGGGTATGGCGAATACAGACCTGTTTCCACAAATGATAGTAGCGAAGGCAGATCTCAGAACAGACGAGTCGATATTGTGGTACTAACTGAAGAAGAACAAGAAAAAGAGCCAAGCAACTAA
- a CDS encoding flagellar basal body-associated FliL family protein, with translation MKKIIIFGGIGLVVVIIGVVVAIVVLGGNKEPKVEPIVYSEFPLGEQYTNIVTEEGAARKLILKYNPVIEYTEIDKDVDLLQLITDRQTLIKNEFRKYFMTRDVEQLNRLDRVQEDLTEKVIEILESDTESITNVYFLEFIIQ, from the coding sequence ATGAAAAAAATCATTATATTTGGCGGTATAGGTTTGGTAGTGGTGATCATCGGTGTGGTAGTCGCAATCGTGGTGTTGGGTGGAAACAAAGAACCTAAAGTCGAACCCATCGTCTATTCGGAATTCCCTTTGGGTGAGCAATATACGAACATCGTGACTGAAGAAGGCGCCGCGCGTAAGCTGATTTTAAAATATAATCCTGTGATCGAGTATACGGAGATCGATAAGGATGTGGATTTGCTTCAACTGATCACCGATAGACAAACCCTTATCAAAAACGAATTCAGAAAATATTTTATGACTAGGGACGTCGAACAGTTGAATCGTCTTGACAGGGTGCAAGAGGACCTTACAGAAAAGGTAATCGAGATTTTGGAGTCGGATACGGAGTCCATCACAAACGTTTATTTCCTGGAATTTATTATTCAGTAA
- the fliM gene encoding flagellar motor switch protein FliM has translation MSDVLSQNEIDDLLNALSAGEVDVAEIEEDTKEKKVKKYDFRRPDKFAKEQLRTLEIIHDNLARLINNFLSGYLRSVVEIDVLSTQSMVYSEFSNSISNPAILGIVNFSPLEGQIIVDISNDVAFSMVERLLGGMGKNPLLKEARALTEIEEVLIRNIIVKFINLMRESWANIIELKPKLENIETNSQFAQIVSPSESIALVTFNLRVGDTEGMINIAIPHYVIEPILPNLSSKLWFSGGTKREKTVIERQSLEERLERSKVPVKTIVGRSTISVSELLTLSVGDVVVLDNNAKSEFEIYVKDELKYFGKPGTHKNRMAVKVSRINEEGADNHG, from the coding sequence ATGTCGGATGTATTATCCCAAAATGAGATAGATGACCTGCTCAACGCCTTAAGTGCTGGTGAAGTTGACGTCGCTGAGATAGAAGAGGATACAAAAGAGAAGAAGGTCAAGAAGTACGATTTCAGAAGACCGGACAAGTTTGCCAAAGAGCAATTACGTACTCTCGAAATCATACATGACAACCTTGCAAGACTGATTAACAATTTTCTTAGCGGATATCTACGATCTGTTGTTGAAATCGATGTATTATCGACTCAGAGTATGGTCTATAGTGAGTTTAGCAACTCGATCTCCAATCCTGCTATTTTAGGTATCGTAAACTTTTCGCCGCTTGAAGGGCAGATCATCGTGGATATTTCGAACGATGTCGCTTTTTCGATGGTAGAACGTCTACTTGGCGGAATGGGTAAGAACCCGCTTTTAAAAGAAGCCAGGGCCTTGACTGAAATAGAGGAAGTCCTGATTCGCAATATCATCGTAAAATTTATCAACTTGATGAGAGAATCATGGGCAAATATTATTGAACTTAAACCAAAGCTTGAAAATATCGAAACGAATTCTCAATTTGCACAAATCGTGTCACCAAGCGAATCCATCGCCCTAGTCACGTTCAATTTGAGGGTTGGAGATACAGAAGGAATGATCAACATCGCCATTCCTCACTATGTTATCGAGCCGATCCTACCGAATCTATCGTCTAAGCTATGGTTCAGCGGTGGAACAAAACGTGAGAAGACAGTCATTGAAAGGCAATCACTCGAAGAAAGACTCGAAAGATCGAAAGTTCCTGTCAAAACGATCGTGGGACGATCCACAATCAGTGTCAGCGAACTGCTTACTTTGTCTGTAGGAGATGTGGTAGTGCTTGATAATAACGCTAAATCCGAATTTGAAATATATGTCAAAGACGAGCTGAAATATTTTGGGAAGCCAGGCACGCATAAAAACAGAATGGCAGTTAAAGTATCTAGAATAAATGAGGAAGGAGCGGATAATCATGGCTGA
- the fliY gene encoding flagellar motor switch phosphatase FliY codes for MADMLSQEEIDALLNGGGDSSDDSQSVDMSLLTDEEKDALGEVGNISMGTAATTLFTLLSQKVTITTPKVTETSIKELVARFDAPCVTINIQYKVGIEGVNLLIINEKDVKIITDLMMGGDGTNVPDELNDLHLSAIGEAMNQMIGSSSTSLSEMIGQKVDISPPEAIYEDLGDLTEERIGLDPNSTLVMISFRMTVGDLIDSEIMQLMPIDVAKQLVASLMGPTEEPEPVQSTAPPAQAPVQQAPPAQQPQMQQPQMQQPQMQQPQMQYDQSNAQQIPMQQQGYQQQAYQQPQMQQRPPVNAQNVQFESFDGSGQIGGIHSDISLIRDVPLEISVELGRTTKKISEILDLTTGSVIELDRLVGESLDILANGKVIAKGEVVVVDENYGVRITEIVVPQHRLNSN; via the coding sequence ATGGCTGATATGCTTTCGCAAGAAGAAATTGACGCTCTACTAAACGGCGGTGGCGATTCGTCAGATGACAGTCAATCAGTTGATATGTCGCTTCTAACAGACGAGGAAAAAGATGCACTTGGTGAAGTCGGCAATATCAGCATGGGAACTGCTGCGACTACACTATTTACTCTACTTAGTCAAAAGGTGACGATTACGACTCCAAAAGTTACCGAAACGTCAATCAAGGAATTAGTTGCGCGTTTTGATGCTCCATGTGTTACAATTAACATTCAATATAAAGTTGGCATCGAAGGCGTCAACTTATTGATTATTAATGAAAAAGACGTAAAAATCATCACAGATCTGATGATGGGCGGCGATGGTACCAATGTACCTGATGAGCTGAACGATCTGCACCTTAGTGCGATTGGCGAAGCGATGAATCAAATGATTGGATCGTCTTCAACCTCACTTTCTGAGATGATCGGTCAAAAGGTGGATATTTCTCCGCCAGAGGCTATCTATGAGGATTTGGGAGATCTTACTGAAGAAAGAATAGGACTTGATCCTAATTCCACTTTAGTTATGATATCGTTCAGAATGACAGTCGGTGACTTAATTGATTCAGAGATTATGCAGTTGATGCCTATCGATGTAGCAAAGCAGCTTGTTGCTAGCCTGATGGGACCTACTGAAGAACCTGAACCTGTACAATCCACTGCCCCACCTGCACAAGCACCTGTTCAGCAGGCCCCACCTGCTCAGCAACCGCAAATGCAGCAGCCGCAGATGCAACAACCGCAGATGCAGCAGCCACAAATGCAATACGATCAGTCAAATGCTCAGCAAATCCCTATGCAGCAACAGGGATATCAGCAGCAGGCTTATCAACAACCTCAAATGCAACAAAGACCTCCAGTCAATGCACAAAATGTACAATTTGAAAGTTTTGATGGGTCAGGTCAGATTGGTGGTATACATAGTGATATAAGTTTAATTCGCGATGTACCTTTAGAAATTTCTGTTGAGTTGGGACGAACCACTAAGAAGATTAGTGAGATACTTGATTTGACAACAGGGTCTGTGATTGAACTTGATCGCCTGGTAGGCGAATCACTGGATATACTGGCAAATGGAAAAGTGATTGCAAAGGGTGAAGTTGTTGTAGTTGATGAAAACTACGGTGTGCGAATCACAGAGATTGTTGTACCACAACATCGATTGAATTCTAATTAG
- a CDS encoding response regulator, producing MANRILIVDDAAFMRMMIKDVLTKNGYDVVGEAENGQKAIEKYKELTPDLVIMDITMPEVDGIQAVKEIKASDPSAKIVMCSAMGQQAMVIESIQAGARDFIVKPFQADRVIEAVKKVIG from the coding sequence ATGGCAAATCGCATTTTGATTGTAGACGACGCGGCATTTATGCGAATGATGATCAAGGATGTTCTTACAAAGAACGGATATGATGTAGTAGGTGAAGCCGAAAATGGACAAAAAGCCATTGAAAAATACAAGGAATTGACACCAGACTTAGTTATCATGGATATCACAATGCCTGAAGTAGACGGTATCCAAGCCGTAAAAGAGATCAAAGCTTCAGATCCGAGCGCGAAAATAGTAATGTGTTCTGCGATGGGACAACAGGCGATGGTTATCGAATCGATTCAAGCTGGAGCTAGAGATTTCATTGTAAAACCTTTCCAAGCTGACAGAGTCATTGAAGCTGTTAAAAAAGTTATTGGTTAA
- a CDS encoding flagellar biosynthetic protein FliO, with protein sequence MDILIGTSEWSKGTFGVVSYFMFIVAVVVLAFGTTRYISTMYAKGVQSRNIKIIEKVNLAADKSLWLIELGEKVYFAYSDKNGMQMLDQVSPELLNLQAKESTQSFSNVLKKVMNKKQEKL encoded by the coding sequence ATGGATATTCTAATCGGCACATCTGAATGGTCGAAGGGCACATTTGGAGTGGTTTCCTATTTCATGTTTATTGTAGCGGTAGTCGTCCTTGCTTTTGGTACGACTCGCTACATTAGTACGATGTATGCAAAAGGCGTCCAATCACGCAATATAAAAATTATTGAAAAAGTCAATTTGGCTGCAGACAAAAGTTTGTGGCTTATTGAGCTTGGAGAGAAAGTCTATTTTGCTTATTCCGACAAGAACGGCATGCAAATGCTTGATCAGGTTTCGCCTGAGCTTCTAAACTTACAGGCCAAAGAAAGTACGCAGTCCTTCTCCAATGTGTTGAAGAAAGTCATGAATAAGAAACAGGAGAAACTATGA
- the fliP gene encoding flagellar type III secretion system pore protein FliP (The bacterial flagellar biogenesis protein FliP forms a type III secretion system (T3SS)-type pore required for flagellar assembly.): MKRQLISFALLALILIAFGAVFADAPFQIPNIELKVGDDTTGLTSTVQVIILLTVLTLAPSIIIMTTCFTRIIIIFSFMRKALALQSTPPNQILIGLSLFLTLFIMGPVFTTIYDDAYIPMAEGTISQDEAYEKAINPLRDFMFKQVRTEDLALFVKISGEGPVTTLDEVSTTALIPAFVISEMKTGFIVGFLLFIPFIVIDMVVASTLMALGMMMLPPVMISLPFKILLFILVDGWNLLIKAIIQGFNV; the protein is encoded by the coding sequence ATGAAAAGGCAATTGATCTCATTCGCCTTGTTGGCGTTAATACTCATTGCATTTGGAGCAGTGTTTGCGGATGCTCCTTTTCAAATTCCAAATATCGAACTTAAAGTAGGGGATGATACGACAGGGTTGACTTCAACCGTTCAGGTAATCATCCTTTTAACTGTACTCACACTGGCTCCGTCCATTATAATCATGACGACTTGTTTTACTCGAATCATCATCATTTTTTCCTTTATGAGAAAAGCGCTTGCGCTTCAATCGACGCCACCAAATCAGATTTTAATCGGTCTGTCGCTTTTTTTGACCCTTTTCATTATGGGTCCGGTTTTTACAACAATTTACGATGATGCTTATATTCCTATGGCTGAAGGTACAATTTCGCAAGATGAGGCGTATGAGAAAGCGATTAATCCCTTAAGGGATTTCATGTTTAAGCAAGTCAGAACCGAAGATCTCGCGCTTTTTGTCAAGATAAGCGGCGAAGGTCCTGTGACCACATTGGATGAAGTGAGCACTACGGCCTTAATTCCTGCTTTTGTTATCAGCGAAATGAAAACAGGATTCATCGTAGGATTCCTACTGTTCATACCTTTCATTGTAATCGATATGGTAGTCGCATCGACGTTGATGGCTCTAGGGATGATGATGCTACCGCCGGTCATGATTTCTCTGCCGTTTAAGATCTTGCTCTTTATACTTGTAGACGGATGGAATTTACTTATCAAAGCGATTATTCAGGGGTTTAACGTATGA